In Myxococcota bacterium, a single window of DNA contains:
- a CDS encoding amino acid adenylation domain-containing protein — protein sequence MTTDTPPRADVVDVYDLTPAQAGMLFHTLSSPGSGVYVQQLWWTIEGDFDAEALRRAWDRVAARHAVLRTSFHWEGLEQPYQVVHGVVQTPLADVDLRGLSPEAQAAKLDEALEADRRSGFDLTQAPAVRIHRYRLDNNRHRIAVSYHHILLDGWSVPVVTRELLLELVAEREGRTLELPPSRPFAEHVRRVVSQDPSAATSHWQERLAGFATPSRADLDAQPVVEKASVIRVSASLDDAAAERLASAARAAGVTLGTMALGAWSIALSALSGRTDVVFGVTSSGRDATAGADETPTVGMCLTTLPFRADVASHVPLRDWLRELQRRQAEDRRFEHTPLAELRGLAELEPGASLFDTIVVVGNTPLAELEMAAGRLPALRVTEVGDFEKTNYPLTLLVSPRSGLSVEALGGTGTDPAAIERAVALFVSTLRRLADHLDTPAHAFPLVDTAGAPAPVAEPNEPGPGLELDLVAAIDAQRFDRPDAVALVDGDRTVTYGALLDRVDARARQLAGAGVQAGDRVAIAAEPGSGLVEGLLAALRVGATCVPLDPGQPPGRRQRILENARPAAVLSTSEFADEFAAALHETPVLDLDASARGNEAPPQALPLPPFDPSRPAYVLYTSGSTGEPKGVVLPLDTLARLVAWQNERSGPEACAATLALAPIGFDVAFQELLSALVAGGRLVIVDRATRRDPGAILDRVEAHGVTRLFAPFVLLDAIAQVAVARDPAPSPLREVVTAGEALRVTAAIRGWFSRLDGAVLDNQYGPTEAHVVTAHRLTGDPQDWETLPPIGNALPGTVLHVLDRLGRPLPDGLVGELVLAGRGLAHGYWNAPARTAERFVPDPLAVHGPGSRAYRTGDLVRRRADGALAFVGRADDQVKLRGFRVELGEIEAAIARHDAVESAAIALRSRSGGTSGSSARLVAYVVIREGDPTPDSALRGWLANELPAYMLPDAFVRLSSLPVTPNGKVDRRALPMPDEAAFGSAPAGARVEPRTETEALVAETWSRVLEREGIGAHDDFFDLGGHSLLAVRLASLLGAAIGREVPVVQLFEHPTPAGLAAWIESSARGDETGEPNPVRRDLAEERPLSESQRRLFVLNPQVAPTHRFYHTVTARRLRGPLDVPALRSALESVVALHEPLRTAFEVRSLAPLDVVKRVVAAGALPLEVVDLSDTTVAEQERAVRARADADFAAPFDLAGGLLMRATLLRLGDDHHVLVLVHHQLAFDAWSRELFVKDFERFYRAALSGDSEEVAAPESSEALRYDDLAVDEADRLESDAARERLASARDRLAEPCPPLALDTDYERPDVKSFEGIVLPLRIPAGLVERARELARRSGVTLYMALLSLYAVWLHAHSRQEQLRIGSSSAGRRGEAAETLVGPFNDFLVLPVDLSGDPSFRELLRRIRRVALDAHAHGEVPFARLVDALDAGEDASRTPVYQAMFTYKRFLERPDGRLGELEVEGVHVDWGTARTDVTISLLDDGEDIVGFLEASADLFERERTMLRLRHAQVLLDAVVRDPDAPLSSLPLSPAEAANYDPMSSLSESEQRYLDAFEVRHAGRTPHSRQLARDHHPSWADPRFAAGYRKALRGVGYPLFAERAEGARIQDVDGNAYVDLTMSFGITLFGHRPAFLREALKDEVDRGFPLGMAAPRAAEAAERIRRFVPTVERVAFLGTRTEAMIVGLRACRAATGRSKVVVFRGGYHGNADELQTGPNPFDPGARPPGIPEALSGDVWSLDYNDPRSLDALEARADEIAAVLVEPIQSQWAARLDEDPAAFLAGLRSVTHDHGVPLVFDETVFGFRIHPAGCQGHFGIESDLAIYGKPIAGGLPIGVVGGRSEILDRIDGGAWFGAEDGAPAGGRIEAGSTYGGHPLSMAAVCAVLEELERRGPSFQKDLNERSAAFCERLNALLRAEGAPIGVTHFGSRIGFVSLGGGDVGPLLRLHLLEHGVFLRGDCGSLSDAHSDADLEIVESALRETVRTLAAAGFRA from the coding sequence ATGACCACCGATACTCCGCCCCGCGCCGACGTCGTCGATGTCTACGATCTCACCCCCGCCCAGGCGGGGATGCTCTTCCACACGTTGAGCAGTCCCGGAAGTGGCGTCTACGTCCAGCAGCTGTGGTGGACGATCGAGGGCGACTTCGACGCGGAAGCGCTGCGGCGCGCCTGGGATCGCGTGGCCGCGCGCCACGCCGTCCTGCGCACGAGTTTCCACTGGGAAGGACTCGAGCAGCCGTACCAGGTCGTGCACGGGGTCGTGCAGACGCCGCTCGCGGACGTGGATCTGCGCGGTCTCTCGCCGGAGGCCCAGGCCGCGAAGCTCGATGAAGCGCTCGAAGCGGACCGGCGCTCGGGCTTCGATCTCACCCAGGCGCCCGCGGTGCGGATCCACCGCTACCGGCTCGACAACAACCGTCACCGCATCGCCGTGAGCTACCACCATATCCTGCTCGACGGGTGGTCGGTGCCCGTCGTGACCCGCGAACTGTTGCTCGAGCTGGTCGCCGAGCGCGAGGGCCGCACCCTCGAACTGCCGCCCTCCAGGCCCTTCGCTGAGCACGTCCGGCGGGTCGTCTCTCAGGACCCGAGCGCCGCCACGTCGCATTGGCAGGAACGCCTCGCGGGGTTCGCGACACCGAGCCGCGCCGATCTCGATGCGCAGCCCGTCGTCGAGAAGGCGTCGGTGATCCGGGTTTCCGCCTCGCTCGACGACGCCGCCGCCGAGCGACTCGCGTCGGCGGCGCGGGCAGCGGGGGTGACCCTGGGCACGATGGCCCTCGGCGCCTGGTCGATCGCCCTCTCGGCGCTCTCGGGCAGGACGGATGTGGTCTTCGGCGTCACTTCGAGCGGGCGCGACGCCACCGCGGGTGCCGACGAGACGCCGACCGTCGGCATGTGCCTGACCACGCTGCCCTTCCGCGCGGACGTCGCGTCCCACGTGCCGCTGCGAGACTGGTTGCGCGAGCTGCAGCGGCGCCAGGCCGAGGATCGGCGCTTCGAGCACACTCCGCTGGCCGAGCTGCGCGGGCTCGCCGAACTCGAACCCGGCGCGTCCCTCTTCGACACCATCGTCGTCGTCGGCAACACGCCGCTCGCCGAGCTCGAGATGGCGGCCGGTCGGCTGCCGGCGCTCCGCGTCACCGAGGTCGGTGATTTCGAGAAGACGAACTATCCGCTGACCCTGCTCGTCTCGCCGCGGTCGGGTCTCTCGGTCGAGGCCCTCGGCGGTACGGGAACGGATCCCGCGGCGATCGAGCGCGCGGTGGCGCTCTTCGTATCGACGCTGCGGCGGCTGGCCGATCACCTCGACACACCGGCCCACGCCTTTCCCCTGGTGGACACCGCGGGCGCGCCCGCGCCGGTTGCGGAGCCGAACGAGCCCGGACCGGGCCTCGAACTCGACCTGGTCGCCGCGATCGACGCGCAGCGTTTCGACCGGCCCGATGCGGTCGCGCTCGTAGACGGCGATCGAACGGTCACCTACGGCGCGTTGCTCGACCGCGTCGATGCACGCGCACGGCAGCTCGCCGGCGCGGGCGTTCAGGCGGGCGATCGCGTGGCGATCGCGGCCGAGCCGGGATCCGGGCTGGTGGAGGGGCTGCTGGCCGCGCTCCGAGTCGGGGCCACGTGTGTGCCCCTCGACCCCGGTCAGCCGCCGGGGCGTCGCCAGCGCATCCTCGAGAACGCGCGCCCGGCCGCGGTCCTGTCGACATCGGAGTTCGCGGACGAGTTCGCGGCCGCGCTCCACGAGACCCCCGTGCTCGACCTCGATGCGTCGGCTCGCGGGAACGAGGCGCCGCCGCAGGCGCTCCCGCTGCCGCCCTTCGACCCGTCGCGCCCGGCTTACGTCCTCTACACCTCCGGTTCGACGGGCGAGCCGAAGGGGGTGGTCTTGCCCCTCGATACGCTCGCGCGCCTGGTCGCGTGGCAGAACGAGCGCTCGGGTCCCGAAGCGTGTGCGGCCACCCTGGCGCTGGCGCCGATCGGCTTCGACGTGGCGTTCCAGGAGCTGCTCTCGGCGTTGGTCGCGGGCGGTCGGCTCGTGATCGTCGACCGCGCGACGCGCCGAGACCCCGGCGCCATCCTCGACCGGGTCGAAGCGCATGGGGTGACGCGCCTGTTCGCTCCGTTCGTGTTGCTCGATGCGATCGCGCAGGTGGCGGTGGCGCGTGATCCCGCCCCGTCGCCCCTGCGCGAAGTCGTGACGGCCGGCGAAGCCCTCCGCGTGACCGCGGCGATTCGCGGCTGGTTCTCGCGCTTGGACGGCGCGGTGCTCGACAACCAGTACGGCCCGACCGAGGCGCACGTGGTGACGGCCCACCGGTTGACCGGCGATCCCCAGGACTGGGAGACATTGCCGCCGATCGGAAATGCGCTGCCCGGCACCGTGCTGCACGTCCTCGATCGCCTGGGTCGCCCGCTGCCCGACGGTCTCGTCGGAGAGCTGGTCCTGGCCGGACGGGGCCTCGCCCACGGCTACTGGAATGCGCCCGCGCGCACCGCCGAGCGCTTCGTTCCCGACCCGCTCGCCGTCCATGGGCCCGGTTCGCGCGCCTACCGAACGGGCGACCTCGTGCGGCGCCGCGCGGACGGCGCGCTCGCCTTCGTGGGGCGCGCCGACGACCAGGTCAAGCTGCGCGGCTTCCGCGTGGAGCTCGGAGAGATCGAGGCTGCGATCGCGCGCCACGACGCCGTCGAGAGTGCGGCGATTGCGCTGCGGTCCCGGTCCGGTGGGACATCGGGATCCAGCGCACGGCTGGTCGCCTACGTCGTGATCCGGGAAGGAGACCCGACGCCGGACAGCGCGCTTCGCGGCTGGCTCGCGAACGAGTTGCCGGCGTACATGCTCCCCGACGCGTTCGTGAGGCTGTCGTCCCTACCCGTCACCCCGAACGGCAAGGTCGATCGGCGTGCTCTCCCGATGCCGGACGAGGCGGCGTTCGGTAGCGCGCCCGCGGGCGCGCGCGTCGAGCCGCGCACCGAGACCGAGGCGCTGGTTGCCGAAACCTGGAGCCGCGTGCTGGAGCGCGAGGGCATCGGGGCCCACGACGACTTCTTCGATCTCGGGGGCCACTCGCTGCTGGCGGTGCGGCTGGCCTCGCTGCTCGGTGCGGCGATCGGCCGCGAGGTGCCCGTCGTCCAGCTCTTCGAGCATCCGACACCGGCGGGCCTCGCCGCCTGGATCGAATCGAGCGCGCGCGGCGACGAGACGGGCGAACCGAATCCCGTGCGGCGCGACCTCGCCGAAGAGCGGCCGCTCTCGGAATCGCAGCGGCGCTTGTTCGTGCTGAATCCCCAGGTGGCACCGACCCACCGCTTCTACCACACCGTGACGGCCCGCCGTCTGCGCGGTCCCCTGGACGTCCCGGCGCTCCGCTCCGCCCTCGAGTCCGTGGTGGCGCTGCACGAGCCGCTGCGCACCGCGTTCGAGGTGCGGAGTCTGGCTCCGCTCGACGTCGTCAAACGCGTCGTCGCCGCCGGCGCGCTTCCGCTCGAGGTGGTCGACCTGTCCGATACCACGGTCGCCGAGCAGGAGCGGGCCGTCCGCGCTCGGGCCGACGCCGACTTCGCTGCGCCCTTCGATCTTGCCGGCGGCCTCCTGATGCGCGCGACGCTGCTGCGTCTCGGCGACGACCACCACGTGCTCGTACTCGTGCATCACCAGCTCGCCTTCGATGCCTGGTCGCGCGAGCTCTTCGTGAAGGATTTCGAGCGCTTCTATCGGGCTGCGCTGTCGGGCGATTCCGAGGAGGTCGCGGCGCCGGAGTCGTCCGAGGCGCTGCGCTACGACGACCTCGCGGTCGACGAAGCCGACCGGCTCGAGAGCGACGCAGCACGGGAGCGGCTCGCATCGGCCCGGGACCGGCTCGCCGAGCCGTGCCCTCCCTTGGCCTTGGACACAGACTACGAACGGCCCGACGTGAAGTCCTTCGAGGGGATCGTCTTGCCGCTGCGCATCCCGGCGGGTCTGGTCGAGCGTGCGCGCGAACTCGCGCGCCGCTCGGGCGTCACCCTCTACATGGCGCTCTTGTCGCTGTATGCGGTGTGGCTCCATGCGCACTCGCGACAGGAGCAGCTGCGGATCGGCTCGTCGTCGGCGGGCCGACGCGGTGAAGCCGCCGAGACGTTGGTCGGGCCGTTCAACGACTTCCTCGTCCTCCCCGTGGACCTCTCCGGGGATCCGAGCTTCCGGGAGCTCTTGCGGCGCATTCGTCGCGTCGCGCTCGACGCGCACGCCCATGGCGAGGTGCCCTTCGCGCGCCTCGTGGATGCGCTCGACGCGGGGGAGGACGCATCCCGCACGCCCGTCTATCAGGCGATGTTCACGTACAAGCGCTTCCTCGAACGCCCCGACGGACGGCTCGGCGAGCTGGAGGTCGAAGGCGTCCACGTCGACTGGGGCACGGCGCGGACCGACGTGACGATCTCGCTCCTCGACGATGGCGAGGACATCGTGGGCTTCCTCGAGGCGAGTGCCGACCTCTTCGAGCGCGAGCGCACCATGCTGCGACTGCGGCACGCCCAGGTGCTGCTCGATGCGGTGGTGCGCGACCCGGACGCACCGCTCTCCTCGCTTCCGCTCTCTCCCGCCGAGGCGGCGAACTACGATCCGATGTCGAGCCTCTCCGAGAGCGAGCAGCGCTACCTCGACGCCTTCGAGGTGCGACACGCCGGCCGCACCCCGCACTCTCGACAGCTCGCTCGGGATCATCACCCGAGCTGGGCCGACCCGCGCTTCGCAGCGGGCTACCGCAAGGCGCTTCGCGGAGTGGGGTACCCGCTCTTCGCGGAGCGCGCGGAAGGCGCGCGGATCCAGGACGTCGACGGCAACGCCTACGTCGACCTCACGATGAGCTTCGGCATCACGCTCTTCGGCCACCGCCCGGCCTTCCTGCGCGAGGCCCTAAAGGACGAGGTCGACCGGGGCTTCCCGCTCGGGATGGCCGCGCCGCGTGCGGCCGAGGCCGCGGAGCGGATCCGTCGCTTCGTGCCGACCGTCGAGCGGGTGGCCTTCCTCGGAACGCGGACCGAGGCGATGATCGTCGGACTGCGCGCCTGCCGCGCCGCGACCGGTCGGTCCAAGGTCGTGGTGTTCCGCGGCGGCTACCACGGCAACGCCGACGAACTCCAGACCGGGCCGAACCCCTTCGATCCGGGAGCGCGACCGCCGGGGATTCCCGAAGCCCTGTCCGGGGACGTCTGGTCGCTCGACTACAACGATCCGCGCTCCCTCGACGCGCTCGAAGCGCGGGCCGACGAGATCGCGGCCGTCCTGGTGGAGCCGATCCAGAGCCAGTGGGCGGCGCGACTCGACGAAGACCCGGCGGCTTTCCTCGCCGGGCTGCGCTCGGTGACCCACGACCACGGCGTTCCGCTCGTCTTCGACGAGACCGTCTTCGGCTTCCGCATCCACCCGGCGGGCTGCCAGGGCCATTTCGGGATCGAGTCGGACCTCGCCATCTACGGCAAACCGATCGCCGGGGGCCTGCCGATCGGGGTGGTCGGCGGGCGCAGCGAGATTCTGGACCGCATCGATGGCGGGGCCTGGTTTGGCGCCGAGGACGGCGCGCCGGCGGGCGGTCGTATCGAAGCCGGCAGCACCTACGGCGGGCACCCGCTCTCGATGGCGGCGGTGTGCGCGGTACTCGAAGAGCTCGAGCGTCGCGGTCCGAGCTTTCAGAAGGATCTGAACGAGCGAAGCGCGGCGTTCTGCGAGCGGCTGAACGCGCTCCTGCGGGCCGAAGGGGCGCCGATCGGCGTGACCCATTTCGGATCGCGCATCGGCTTCGTCTCCCTGGGCGGTGGCGACGTGGGGCCGCTCTTGCGCCTGCACCTTCTGGAGCACGGCGTGTTCCTGCGCGGCGATTGCGGCTCGCTTTCGGACGCCCACAGCGACGCGGACCTCGAGATCGTGGAGAGCGCCCTGCGCGAAACCGTCCGAACCCTCGCCGCCGCGGGATTCCGCGCCTGA
- a CDS encoding MbtH family protein, whose product MSWNDDDTTTPMKAVINDEEQYSIWPLDQELPAGWRDAGKEGPKSEVLAWIDEVWTDMRPRSLRERLDHA is encoded by the coding sequence ATGAGTTGGAACGACGACGACACCACGACCCCGATGAAGGCGGTCATCAACGACGAGGAGCAGTACTCGATCTGGCCCCTCGATCAGGAGCTGCCCGCTGGCTGGCGCGACGCCGGCAAGGAAGGCCCGAAGTCGGAGGTCCTCGCCTGGATCGACGAGGTCTGGACCGACATGCGACCGCGATCCCTCCGCGAGCGCCTCGACCACGCCTGA
- a CDS encoding cyclic peptide export ABC transporter: MKTVRTLVAHAPRSVAAAGLLGLAAGLGTAAMLALANGAISDPGERTLAGGVRFFGVVLAVMVATAGSQMVLVRLAQGIVFDLQQRLLGAILQAPLARLEQIGKPRLLAALTADVDAVSRAAPWVAGLWVNATVLVGCLVYLAWVSPGLLALLAGVLVAGGVVYRALSTRGLVFIRDAHVARDDLYRHFRSVTEGLRELKLHAHWRDRFTHHVFRTDAERFRDARVRGTSIFAFTGAWGVTLFFLAIGALVYVAPAWMPVSDGILMKYAVTILFMITPLRGLLNAAPEVGQADIALDRVASLGLDLEEAGPDPASDRGASPAGFTTLTLEGVGFAFPAVDDESPFLLGPIDLTLRSGECVFLVGGNGSGKTTLAKVLTGLYPPTSGRVLVDGEAVGTDDAQLDAYRALFSGVFADGFVFDELLGASADAGADSEIQKLLDRLELTRKVRVEDRRFSTTALSSGQRKRLGLLATCLERRPIYVFDEWAAEQDPRFKDVFYRELLPELARQGKTVVAITHDDRYFACADRVVRLDEGRVVEDVATAVVRSGS, from the coding sequence ATGAAGACGGTTCGTACCCTCGTCGCCCACGCACCGCGCTCGGTAGCGGCGGCAGGTCTGTTGGGCCTCGCCGCCGGTCTCGGCACGGCGGCGATGCTGGCGCTCGCGAACGGCGCGATCTCGGATCCGGGCGAGCGGACCCTCGCCGGGGGCGTGCGCTTCTTCGGCGTGGTGCTGGCCGTGATGGTGGCGACGGCCGGTTCCCAGATGGTGCTGGTGCGGCTGGCCCAGGGGATCGTCTTCGATCTGCAGCAGCGTCTGTTGGGCGCGATCTTGCAGGCGCCGCTCGCCCGGCTCGAGCAGATCGGAAAGCCGCGCTTGCTCGCGGCCCTGACCGCCGACGTCGACGCCGTCTCCCGCGCCGCGCCCTGGGTGGCCGGGCTCTGGGTGAACGCGACCGTTCTGGTGGGCTGTCTCGTCTACCTCGCATGGGTCTCCCCCGGGCTCCTCGCGCTGCTGGCGGGTGTTCTCGTGGCCGGAGGCGTCGTCTATCGCGCGCTGTCGACCCGCGGACTCGTCTTCATCCGCGACGCGCACGTCGCGCGCGACGATCTCTACCGGCACTTTCGTTCCGTGACCGAGGGGCTCCGCGAGCTGAAGCTCCACGCCCACTGGCGCGATCGCTTCACGCATCACGTCTTCCGCACCGACGCCGAGCGGTTTCGCGATGCGCGGGTGCGGGGGACGTCGATCTTCGCCTTCACCGGTGCCTGGGGCGTCACGCTCTTCTTCCTCGCGATCGGGGCGCTCGTCTACGTGGCTCCCGCGTGGATGCCCGTCTCCGACGGCATCCTCATGAAGTACGCGGTGACGATCCTGTTCATGATCACGCCCCTCCGCGGTCTGTTGAACGCAGCCCCGGAAGTGGGTCAGGCCGACATCGCGCTCGATCGCGTCGCGTCGCTGGGTCTCGACCTCGAGGAGGCAGGGCCCGACCCGGCTTCCGACCGCGGGGCGTCGCCGGCGGGCTTCACCACCCTGACCCTCGAGGGGGTCGGCTTCGCGTTCCCGGCCGTCGACGACGAGTCCCCCTTCCTGCTGGGTCCGATCGACCTCACGCTTCGCTCGGGGGAGTGTGTCTTCCTGGTCGGCGGCAACGGCAGCGGCAAGACGACCTTGGCGAAGGTGCTGACCGGTCTGTACCCGCCGACGTCGGGTCGCGTGCTCGTCGACGGGGAAGCCGTCGGCACCGACGATGCGCAGCTCGACGCCTATCGGGCACTCTTCTCCGGGGTGTTCGCCGATGGGTTCGTCTTCGACGAGCTCCTCGGCGCGAGTGCCGACGCAGGGGCCGACTCGGAGATCCAGAAGCTCCTGGATCGGCTCGAACTCACCCGCAAGGTCCGCGTCGAGGATCGCCGCTTCTCGACGACCGCCCTGTCCAGCGGGCAACGGAAGCGGCTGGGATTGCTCGCGACCTGTCTCGAGCGGCGTCCGATCTACGTCTTCGACGAGTGGGCGGCCGAGCAGGATCCGCGCTTCAAGGACGTCTTCTACCGCGAACTCCTCCCCGAACTCGCGCGACAGGGCAAGACCGTCGTCGCGATCACCCACGACGACCGCTACTTCGCCTGTGCCGACCGGGTCGTGCGCCTCGACGAGGGGCGCGTGGTCGAAGACGTGGCCACCGCAGTCGTTCGGAGCGGGTCATGA